One region of Xylanimonas ulmi genomic DNA includes:
- the mfd gene encoding transcription-repair coupling factor has protein sequence MNLTGLVPALLADPGAAAALREVGTRGYVDVVGPQGVRAPLLVEAAKRRPLVVVTATGRQADELAASVRAYLPDERSDDVAVLPSWETLPHERLSPRSDTVARRIAVMRRLAHPADEPGPAGPIRVLLMPVRALLQPVVAGLGELEPVTLRDGDTADLTDVGERLVAAAYSRVDMVERRGEFAVRGGILDVFPPTEDHPLRIEFWGDEVSEIRWFSVADQRSLEIAQQGLWAPPCREILLTDAVRERAAALVERLPGAVEMLDRIAAGIAVEGMESLAPALVDDMVPMLDLVPDDALLVVDEPERVRRRAHDLVATTQEFLAAAWTGAVAGGAAPLDLSAASFYTLAQAREVAARRGLGWWTLSAFGLDPHAVVEPVETTPVETTHVVAARDVESYRGDFERALDDVRRLQREGWRLVLTTEGHGPAKRMTEQLMAADAAARLVARLDAAPDPGVVMVLPALVGKGFVAPDLKLAVFSESDLTGRAGTGTRDMRKLPSRRRNVVDPLQLRAGDYVVHEQHGVGRFVEMVQRTLGAGANAATREYLVVEYASSKRGQPGDRLYVPMDQLDQVTKYVGGEAPSLSKMGGADWKNTKAKARKHVKQIAGELIRLYSARMATQGHAFGPDTPWQRELEDAFAYVETPDQLSTIDEVKADMEKPTPMDRLVCGDVGYGKTEIAIRAAFKAVQDGKQVAVLVPTTLLVQQHFETFSERYQGFPVKVAALSRFQNSRESEETIKGLKDGTVDVVIGTHRLITGAVHFKDLGLVIIDEEQRFGVEHKETLKQLRTNVDVLAMSATPIPRTLEMAVTGIREMSTLATPPEERHPVLTYVGAYEERQIAAALRRELLREGQVFYVHNRVESIERTAARLSELVPEARIGVAHGKMGEHQLDQVIRGFWEKELDVLVCTTIVETGLDISNANTLILERADVLGLSQLHQLRGRVGRGRERAYAYFLYPPERPLTEQAHDRLATMAAHTDLGAGMQIAMKDLEIRGAGNLLGGEQSGHIAGVGFDLYVRMVGEAVAAFRGDGEAEQPEVTIELPVDAHLPESYIATERLRLEAYKKIAAATDAPALAEVRAELVDRYGALPEVASALFDVADFRNHVRRAGITDVTAQGKFVRFAPVDLPESAQLRLKRLYPGTVLKPAIRAFLVPFPTTARIGGRPLRGAEVLAWARQLIDAVVLGEVGAAASAAAVNR, from the coding sequence GTGAACCTCACCGGCCTCGTTCCCGCCCTGCTCGCTGACCCCGGCGCCGCCGCCGCGCTGCGCGAGGTGGGCACGCGCGGGTACGTCGACGTCGTCGGGCCGCAGGGCGTGCGCGCCCCGCTGCTGGTCGAGGCGGCCAAGCGGCGGCCCCTGGTGGTGGTGACGGCCACCGGCCGGCAGGCCGACGAGCTCGCCGCCTCGGTGCGCGCGTACCTGCCGGACGAGCGGTCCGACGACGTCGCGGTGCTGCCGAGCTGGGAGACGCTGCCGCATGAGCGCCTGTCGCCGCGCTCCGACACGGTCGCGCGGCGCATCGCCGTCATGCGCCGCCTGGCCCACCCGGCCGACGAGCCGGGGCCGGCGGGCCCGATCCGCGTGCTGCTGATGCCGGTGCGCGCGCTGCTGCAGCCCGTCGTGGCGGGCCTGGGCGAGCTGGAGCCCGTCACGCTGCGCGACGGCGACACGGCCGACCTGACCGACGTCGGCGAGCGGCTGGTCGCCGCGGCCTACAGCCGCGTCGACATGGTCGAGCGGCGTGGCGAGTTCGCGGTGCGCGGCGGCATCCTCGACGTCTTCCCGCCCACCGAGGACCACCCGCTGCGCATCGAGTTCTGGGGCGACGAGGTCAGCGAGATCCGCTGGTTCTCGGTGGCCGACCAGCGCTCGCTGGAGATCGCGCAGCAGGGCCTGTGGGCGCCGCCGTGCCGCGAGATCCTGTTGACCGACGCCGTGCGCGAGCGCGCTGCCGCGCTCGTCGAGCGCCTGCCCGGCGCGGTGGAGATGCTCGACCGGATCGCCGCGGGCATCGCCGTCGAGGGCATGGAGTCGCTCGCCCCGGCCCTGGTCGACGACATGGTCCCGATGCTCGACCTGGTGCCCGACGACGCGCTGCTGGTGGTCGACGAGCCCGAGCGGGTGCGCCGCCGGGCGCACGACCTGGTGGCGACGACGCAGGAGTTCCTGGCCGCCGCCTGGACCGGCGCGGTCGCGGGCGGCGCGGCGCCCCTCGACCTGTCGGCGGCCAGCTTCTACACCCTGGCGCAGGCGCGTGAGGTCGCCGCGCGCCGCGGCCTGGGCTGGTGGACCCTGTCGGCCTTCGGCCTCGACCCCCACGCGGTGGTTGAGCCTGTCGAAACCACGCCTGTCGAAACCACGCACGTCGTGGCCGCGCGCGACGTCGAGTCCTACCGCGGCGACTTCGAGCGCGCGCTCGACGACGTGCGCCGCCTGCAGCGCGAGGGCTGGCGGCTCGTGCTGACCACGGAGGGCCACGGCCCCGCCAAGCGCATGACCGAGCAGCTCATGGCCGCCGACGCCGCCGCCCGGCTGGTCGCCCGGCTGGACGCCGCGCCCGACCCGGGCGTGGTCATGGTGCTGCCCGCGCTCGTGGGCAAGGGCTTCGTGGCGCCCGACCTCAAGCTCGCGGTGTTCTCCGAGTCGGACCTGACGGGCCGGGCGGGCACCGGCACGCGCGACATGCGCAAACTGCCCAGCCGTCGGCGCAACGTCGTCGACCCGCTCCAACTGCGCGCGGGCGACTACGTGGTGCACGAGCAGCACGGCGTCGGCCGCTTCGTCGAGATGGTGCAGCGCACGCTCGGCGCGGGCGCCAACGCCGCCACGCGCGAGTATCTGGTGGTGGAGTACGCCTCCAGCAAGCGCGGCCAGCCCGGCGACCGGCTCTACGTGCCCATGGACCAGCTCGACCAGGTCACCAAGTACGTGGGCGGCGAGGCGCCGAGCCTGTCCAAGATGGGCGGCGCCGACTGGAAGAACACCAAGGCCAAGGCGCGCAAGCACGTCAAGCAGATCGCGGGCGAGCTCATCCGCCTGTACTCGGCGCGCATGGCCACCCAAGGCCACGCGTTCGGCCCCGACACCCCGTGGCAGCGCGAGCTGGAGGACGCGTTCGCCTACGTCGAGACGCCCGACCAGCTCTCCACGATCGACGAGGTCAAGGCCGACATGGAGAAGCCGACGCCGATGGACCGCCTGGTGTGCGGCGACGTCGGCTACGGCAAGACGGAGATCGCGATCCGCGCGGCCTTCAAGGCGGTGCAGGACGGCAAGCAGGTCGCCGTCCTGGTGCCGACCACACTGCTGGTGCAGCAGCACTTCGAGACGTTCTCCGAGCGATACCAGGGTTTCCCGGTCAAGGTCGCCGCGCTCAGCCGCTTCCAGAACTCGCGCGAGTCCGAGGAGACGATCAAGGGGCTCAAGGACGGCACGGTCGACGTCGTCATCGGCACGCACCGCCTCATCACGGGCGCGGTCCACTTCAAGGACCTGGGCCTGGTGATCATCGACGAGGAGCAGCGCTTCGGCGTCGAGCACAAGGAGACGCTCAAGCAACTGCGCACCAACGTCGACGTGCTGGCCATGTCGGCCACGCCCATCCCACGCACGTTGGAGATGGCGGTGACCGGCATCCGTGAGATGTCGACGCTCGCCACGCCGCCCGAGGAGCGCCACCCGGTGCTGACCTACGTGGGCGCCTACGAGGAGCGGCAGATCGCCGCCGCGCTGCGCCGCGAGCTGCTGCGCGAGGGGCAGGTCTTCTACGTCCACAACCGCGTCGAGTCGATCGAGCGCACGGCCGCGCGCCTGTCCGAGCTCGTGCCCGAGGCCCGCATCGGCGTCGCGCACGGCAAGATGGGCGAGCACCAGCTCGACCAGGTCATCCGCGGGTTCTGGGAGAAGGAGCTCGACGTGCTGGTGTGCACCACCATCGTCGAGACCGGCCTGGACATCTCCAACGCCAACACGCTCATCCTGGAGCGGGCCGACGTGCTGGGCCTGTCGCAGCTGCACCAGTTGCGCGGGCGCGTGGGTCGCGGGCGCGAGCGCGCGTACGCCTACTTCCTCTACCCGCCCGAGCGCCCGCTGACCGAGCAGGCGCACGACCGCCTGGCCACCATGGCCGCGCACACCGACCTGGGCGCGGGCATGCAGATCGCCATGAAGGACCTGGAGATCCGCGGCGCCGGCAACCTCCTGGGCGGCGAGCAGTCGGGCCACATCGCGGGCGTCGGGTTCGACCTGTATGTGCGCATGGTGGGCGAGGCCGTCGCGGCGTTCCGCGGTGACGGTGAGGCCGAGCAGCCCGAGGTCACCATTGAGCTGCCCGTCGACGCGCACCTGCCCGAGTCGTATATCGCGACCGAGCGCCTGCGGCTCGAGGCGTACAAGAAGATCGCGGCGGCGACCGACGCGCCGGCGCTCGCGGAGGTGCGCGCCGAGCTGGTCGACCGCTACGGCGCGCTGCCCGAGGTCGCGAGCGCCCTGTTCGACGTCGCGGACTTCCGCAACCACGTGCGCCGCGCGGGGATCACCGACGTCACCGCGCAGGGCAAGTTCGTGCGGTTCGCCCCCGTCGACCTGCCGGAGTCGGCGCAGCTGCGCCTCAAGCGCCTGTACCCGGGCACGGTGCTCAAGCCCGCGATCCGCGCGTTCCTCGTGCCGTTCCCGACGACGGCGCGCATCGGCGGCCGCCCGTTGCGCGGCGCCGAGGTGCTGGCGTGGGCGCGTCAACTGATCGACGCGGTGGTGCTCGGGGAGGTCGGCGCGGCGGCGAGCGCCGCCGCGGTCAACCGGTAG
- a CDS encoding GMC oxidoreductase: MTIIAADQTPPADCDVCVVGAGPVGLATAMASAKLGRRVLLVDAGTLTSGGQDVDLNADGLPTRVLDAARHAPLEQTTRRGIGGTSALWGGRCVRFEPIDFEARDYLPDSEWPIDVHDVEKWQADAAEYLDCGAAVFRSSQPDWDGLDDFEMSQLERWARQPKLAPGLGARVVEHPLIHVLLATRLSDLDLDAGGSVTSLVVERAGVTTRLTAGSYVLAMGGLEITRFLLGVQQDHPEAFGGIDGPLGRYYMGHATGSIADIIFDDPKRAAEIDFERDTDGTYVRRRFTLTAQAQRRHQVLNTSFYLDNPPFYEEEHRNPTLSLVFLGLAVAPIGRRLIAEGIRLRHIGPPPYHYGAHLLNVLRRPWRAALDVLDVLRERYLSRVRRPGFILRNPSGRYAIHYHAEQIPNPDSRVFVQTRPDGSPELQIDFRYVEQDIDSLLRCHELLDKQLRSAGIGRVEYLAKDPEGVRASAWEQATDGFHSIGTTRMSSEPGDGVVDGECRVHGLDNLYLSSSSVFRTAGEANPTFLAACLGVRLAHHLASVRSRPKAAA, from the coding sequence GTGACGATCATCGCCGCCGACCAGACACCCCCTGCCGACTGCGATGTGTGCGTCGTCGGCGCCGGACCCGTGGGCCTGGCGACCGCGATGGCGTCGGCCAAGCTGGGCCGGCGCGTGCTGCTGGTCGACGCCGGAACCCTGACCTCCGGCGGCCAGGACGTGGACCTGAACGCCGACGGCCTGCCGACGCGGGTCCTCGACGCGGCGCGACACGCGCCGCTGGAGCAGACCACGCGACGCGGGATCGGCGGAACCTCGGCGCTCTGGGGCGGTCGCTGCGTCCGGTTCGAGCCCATCGACTTCGAGGCCCGCGACTACCTCCCCGACAGCGAGTGGCCCATCGACGTCCACGATGTCGAGAAGTGGCAGGCGGACGCCGCCGAGTACCTCGACTGCGGCGCCGCGGTGTTCCGCTCCTCGCAGCCGGACTGGGACGGGCTGGACGACTTCGAGATGTCGCAGTTGGAGCGCTGGGCGCGTCAGCCCAAACTCGCGCCGGGCCTGGGCGCCCGCGTCGTCGAGCACCCCCTCATCCACGTGCTCCTGGCCACGCGCCTGTCCGACCTCGACCTGGACGCCGGCGGCTCGGTCACCTCCCTCGTCGTGGAGCGCGCCGGGGTGACGACGCGGCTGACCGCGGGCTCGTACGTGCTCGCCATGGGAGGCCTGGAGATCACGCGGTTCCTGCTGGGCGTCCAGCAAGACCACCCGGAGGCGTTCGGCGGGATCGACGGACCGCTGGGCCGGTACTACATGGGCCACGCCACGGGCTCCATCGCCGACATCATCTTCGACGACCCCAAGCGCGCCGCTGAGATCGACTTCGAGCGCGACACCGACGGCACCTACGTGCGGCGACGGTTCACGCTGACCGCGCAGGCGCAGCGCCGCCATCAGGTGCTCAACACCAGCTTCTACCTCGACAACCCCCCGTTCTACGAGGAGGAGCACCGCAACCCCACGCTCTCGCTCGTCTTCCTGGGCCTGGCCGTCGCTCCGATCGGCCGTCGGCTCATCGCCGAGGGGATCCGGCTGCGCCACATCGGCCCGCCGCCGTACCACTACGGCGCGCATCTGCTCAACGTCCTGCGCAGGCCGTGGCGCGCCGCCTTGGACGTGCTCGACGTTCTGCGGGAGCGGTATCTGTCCCGCGTGCGCCGGCCGGGCTTCATCCTGCGCAACCCGTCCGGCCGCTACGCGATCCACTACCACGCCGAGCAGATCCCGAACCCGGACTCCCGCGTCTTCGTCCAGACGCGGCCCGACGGCAGCCCGGAGCTGCAGATCGACTTCCGGTACGTCGAGCAGGACATCGACTCGCTGCTGCGCTGCCACGAGCTGCTCGACAAGCAGCTGCGGTCCGCGGGCATCGGCCGGGTCGAGTACCTCGCGAAGGATCCGGAGGGTGTGCGCGCCTCGGCGTGGGAGCAGGCCACGGACGGGTTCCACAGCATCGGGACCACCCGGATGAGCTCTGAGCCGGGCGACGGCGTCGTCGACGGCGAGTGCCGCGTGCACGGCCTGGACAACCTCTACCTCTCGTCCAGCAGCGTGTTCCGCACCGCCGGCGAGGCCAACCCGACGTTCCTCGCGGCCTGCCTCGGCGTGCGTCTGGCCCACCATCTCGCGTCGGTGCGCTCACGCCCCAAGGCCGCCGCCTGA